In Gambusia affinis linkage group LG06, SWU_Gaff_1.0, whole genome shotgun sequence, one DNA window encodes the following:
- the LOC122832289 gene encoding myelin protein zero-like protein 2: MCVKGLYIIAVLIGLAASGVLQVSGMRVYTSGDVEAVNGTDVRLKCTFDSSAKINPDLVIISWTFKPLSGGRVIRIFHYQQKPYPPLDDIFKKRISWAGDIMGGDASIIIREVKFIYNGTYTCQVTNPPDVHGPVGEIRLRVVKTASFNELLYLVLAIGGGIAAVVFCLIVIVSCRRCKRKHRQRQLEGDEEVPRKERKDPTVCHESKAIHLYWLYSSHQSEATHLYLSDSSDGMISDPSTKDPSSSEDDGPSLDDDFGGDDSD; this comes from the exons gtgttttgcaGGTGAGCGGAATGCGTGTTTACACATCTGGGGATGTTGAGGCGGTCAATGGAACAGACGTTCGTCTCAAATGCACATTTGACAGTTCAGCTAAGATCAACCCTGATCTTGTCATCATCTCCTGGACTTTCAAACCCCTTTCAGGAGGCCGAGTAATTAGG atttttcatTACCAGCAAAAACCATATCCGCCTCTCGATGACATCTTTAAGAAGCGCATCTCTTGGGCTGGTGATATCATGGGGGGTGATGCCTCCATTATAATTCGGGAGGTCAAGTTCATCTATAATGGCACCTACACCTGCCAGGTGACAAATCCTCCTGATGTTCATGGCCCAGTTGGGGAGATTCGTCTTCGTGTTGTCAAAACAG CTTCTTTCAACGAACTTCTCTACCTGGTCCTGGCCATTGGAGGTGGCATCGCCGCTGTGGTCTTTTGTCTCATAGTCATTGTGTCCTGCAGGAGATGCAagagaaaacacagacagaggcAGCTGGAGGGTGATGAAGAGGTTCCCCGCAAAGAAAGGAAAGACCCCACTGTGTG CCACGAGTCAAAGGCCATCCACCTCTACTGGCTTTATTCCAGCCACCAATCAGAGGCCACCCACCTCTACCTGTCAGACAGTTCAGATGGCATGATCTCAGACCCCAGCACCAAAGACCCAAGCTCCTCAGAGGATGATGGCCCTAGCTTGGATGATGATTTTGGTGGTGATGACTCTGACTGA
- the mpzl3 gene encoding myelin protein zero-like protein 3, whose amino-acid sequence MCRVDPRTALNVVVLLYLFGVFGLSQVSSIIVTTPPELRATKGGTVKLPCTFTSTANPTSKMRVSWSYTPQTGGSSLVFFHFSSKAELPKSGQFAGRIKWEGTPARGDVSISLINATLNDNGTYTCDVTNPPDVFDSPKSNTVLTVTPKATTIRFSDVAVLLAFILLPSGLITFFLIGRMLCPKKQHNQSKAYRSPIEVTEGEESGGYPQAAYIKSTTCCDMCLMDSDVEDEYYSVQKMHHREEEYVESQC is encoded by the exons ATGTGTCGAGTGGACCCAAGGACAGCTTTAAATGTAGTTGTGTTGCTGTATTTGTTTGGCGTTTTCG GCCTTTCCCAAGTTTCCTCCATCATAGTGACCACTCCACCAGAGCTCCGTGCAACTAAAGGGGGTACGGTTAAGTTGCCGTGCACTTTTACCTCTACAGCAAACCCAACAAGTAAAATGCGTGTTAGCTGGTCCTATACACCACAGACTGGAGGTTCATCACTGGTG tttttccaCTTCTCCTCTAAAGCTGAACTTCCAAAGAGTGGTCAGTTTGCTGGTCGCATCAAATGGGAGGGAACCCCTGCACGTGGGGACGTTTCCATCTCCCTGATCAATGCCACTCTGAATGACAATGGGACATACACATGTGATGTCACAAACCCTCCAGATGTCTTTGACTCCCCAAAGTCAAACACTGTTCTGACAGTTACTCCAAAGG CTACGACCATCCGCTTCTCGGATGTTGCTGTGCTCCTTGCCTTTATCCTCCTCCCCTCTGGCCTCATTACCTTCTTCCTGATTGGACGGATGTTGTGTCCCAAGAAACAGCACAACCAATCAAAGGCCTACAGATCACCGATAGAGGTCACAGAGGG AGAGGAAAGTGGTGGCTACCCACAGGCAGCCTACATAAAGAGCACCACTTGCTGTGACATGTGTCTAATG GACTCTGATGTAGAGGATGAATACTACAGTGTACAGAAGATGCATCACAGAGAAGAGGAGTATGTTGAATCTCAGTGCTAA